A window of Lentibacillus sp. Marseille-P4043 contains these coding sequences:
- the dpaB gene encoding dipicolinate synthase subunit B, giving the protein MTLKGKRIGFGITASHCTYDKVFPELERLMELGAEVVPIVTYTVRTTDTKFGKAADHIKKIESITGKRVITTMPEAEPLGPNYPLDCMVIAPLTGNSMSKFANALTDSPVLMAAKATMRNQKPVVLGISTNDALGLNGVNLMRLMASKYIYFIPYGQDDPYKKPNSLVAKMDYLAKTVEKALDHQQLQPVIIPYED; this is encoded by the coding sequence ATGACTTTGAAAGGAAAACGAATTGGGTTTGGTATAACAGCTTCACATTGTACGTACGACAAGGTATTTCCTGAATTGGAGAGGTTAATGGAATTAGGTGCGGAAGTAGTTCCAATTGTTACGTATACAGTAAGAACAACAGATACGAAATTCGGAAAAGCGGCAGACCATATTAAAAAAATAGAATCCATTACTGGAAAACGTGTTATCACAACAATGCCTGAAGCTGAACCATTGGGTCCGAATTATCCATTGGATTGTATGGTAATCGCACCGCTAACAGGAAATTCAATGAGTAAATTTGCCAACGCATTGACCGATTCCCCAGTCTTAATGGCGGCAAAAGCAACCATGCGAAATCAAAAACCTGTTGTATTAGGAATATCAACGAATGATGCACTCGGTTTAAACGGAGTAAATTTAATGCGGCTAATGGCGAGCAAATATATTTATTTTATCCCATATGGGCAAGATGATCCTTATAAGAAGCCGAATTCATTAGTGGCAAAAATGGATTATTTAGCCAAAACAGTAGAAAAAGCACTTGATCATCAGCAACTTCAACCTGTTATAATACCGTATGAGGATTAA
- the dpaA gene encoding dipicolinic acid synthetase subunit A, which translates to MSQSIAVLGGDGRYLELIRQLQELPDTTIFLVGFDKLEQGFTGSKQVDFNDLEPEKLDVVILPITGTNHQGEIDTVFSDQQINLSKAWFNQLRPSTLIFTGITNDYLTSLTNELNLQLVALFDRDDVAIYNSIPTAEGTIMMAIEHTDFTIHSSRVIVVGFGRVGNTVANKFSALGAKVSVCARSIKDLARITEMGLTAIPLSRLHEYSDECDLLINTIPAQVVTKDSIQQLPSHALIYDLASKPGGTDFDYAKQRGIKAILARSLPGIVAPKTSGKILADVVKQFLNNGKEQN; encoded by the coding sequence ATGAGTCAATCAATAGCTGTATTAGGAGGAGATGGACGATATCTTGAACTGATTCGTCAATTGCAGGAATTGCCTGATACAACGATATTCTTAGTCGGCTTTGATAAATTGGAGCAAGGCTTTACAGGATCAAAGCAAGTTGATTTTAATGATTTAGAACCTGAAAAATTAGATGTTGTTATTTTGCCGATCACGGGTACGAATCATCAAGGCGAAATTGATACGGTTTTTTCTGACCAACAGATAAATCTTTCTAAAGCATGGTTTAATCAATTACGACCATCAACATTAATTTTTACTGGTATAACGAATGATTATTTAACGTCGCTTACAAATGAATTGAATTTGCAATTAGTCGCCTTGTTTGATCGTGATGATGTTGCGATCTATAACTCAATACCTACAGCAGAAGGTACGATTATGATGGCTATCGAACATACAGATTTTACGATTCACTCTTCCCGTGTTATTGTCGTCGGTTTTGGTAGAGTCGGAAACACGGTCGCCAACAAATTTTCAGCCTTAGGAGCAAAAGTCTCTGTTTGCGCCCGCAGTATTAAAGACCTCGCTCGCATTACAGAAATGGGTTTGACAGCTATCCCATTATCGAGGCTGCATGAATACTCCGATGAATGTGATTTACTAATTAATACAATACCAGCTCAAGTTGTTACAAAAGATTCCATTCAGCAATTACCATCCCATGCATTAATTTATGATTTGGCCTCTAAACCAGGAGGAACAGATTTTGATTATGCAAAGCAGCGTGGTATTAAGGCGATATTGGCTCGAAGTTTGCCAGGAATTGTTGCGCCTAAAACATCAGGGAAAATTCTTGCCGATGTGGTTAAACAGTTTTTGAATAATGGAAAGGAGCAAAATTAA
- a CDS encoding YlmC/YmxH family sporulation protein, with product MRYKDISGKEIVNINQGSRLGILGQTDLEINEKTGKIESFIIPNYKWFGLKKEGEETRIRWSSIKKIGEDMIMIESE from the coding sequence GTGCGGTATAAAGACATTAGCGGAAAAGAAATTGTTAATATTAACCAAGGATCAAGATTGGGTATCTTGGGACAAACAGATTTGGAAATTAATGAGAAGACTGGGAAAATCGAGTCCTTTATTATTCCTAATTACAAATGGTTTGGGCTTAAAAAAGAAGGAGAAGAAACAAGAATTCGTTGGAGCTCTATCAAAAAAATTGGTGAAGATATGATTATGATTGAATCTGAATAA
- a CDS encoding M16 family metallopeptidase: MIQKHTSKNGLRIVLENVPAVRSVTIGIWVLTGSRNETEQNNGISHFLEHMFFKGTKTRSAKDIAEAFDAIGGQVNAFTSKEYTCFYAKVLDTHKELALDILADMFFHSAFDEEEMEREKKVVLEEIKMYEDTPDDIVHDLLARASYGDHPLGYPILGTEGHLKTFQPDTLRTYIKQCYTPENVVVSVAGNVDHSFISKVESYFGSYQSDYKRAEISKPAFIAGNIERNKDTEQAHLCLGYDGLPVGDENMYSLIIMNNVLGGSMSSRLFQEVREQQGLAYAVFSYHSSFRDSGLLTIYAGTGKEQLPLLQDTIKRTMDTLITNGLTDKELKNSKEQLKGNLVLSLESTNSHMSRNGKNELLLNHHRTLDEMIQEIDAVSHESIQTVIERTFNQSSAKALIAPKSDQ; the protein is encoded by the coding sequence TTGATTCAGAAGCATACAAGCAAGAATGGTCTGCGAATTGTATTAGAGAATGTACCCGCAGTCCGTTCCGTAACAATTGGAATTTGGGTATTAACAGGTTCTCGTAATGAAACAGAACAAAATAATGGAATTTCCCATTTTTTAGAGCACATGTTTTTTAAAGGAACAAAAACAAGGTCAGCAAAAGATATTGCGGAAGCATTTGACGCTATTGGTGGACAGGTGAATGCTTTTACATCAAAAGAATACACTTGTTTTTATGCAAAAGTACTTGATACACATAAGGAATTGGCATTAGATATTTTGGCTGATATGTTCTTCCATTCTGCTTTTGACGAAGAAGAAATGGAACGAGAGAAAAAAGTAGTACTGGAAGAAATAAAAATGTACGAAGATACACCGGATGATATTGTGCATGATTTATTGGCACGTGCTTCCTATGGAGATCATCCGCTTGGATACCCTATTTTAGGGACAGAAGGACATTTAAAAACATTTCAACCAGATACACTTAGAACGTATATCAAACAATGCTATACACCTGAAAATGTTGTTGTATCAGTTGCTGGTAATGTGGATCATTCATTTATTAGCAAGGTTGAATCTTATTTTGGTTCCTATCAGTCCGATTATAAACGAGCAGAAATTTCAAAACCTGCTTTTATTGCAGGAAATATTGAGCGAAATAAAGATACAGAACAGGCACATTTATGTTTAGGGTACGATGGGTTACCAGTTGGCGATGAAAATATGTATAGTTTAATTATCATGAACAATGTACTTGGTGGAAGCATGAGCTCGAGATTATTCCAAGAAGTACGGGAACAACAAGGACTTGCATATGCAGTATTTTCTTATCACTCCTCTTTTCGAGATAGTGGTCTATTGACAATTTATGCGGGAACAGGCAAGGAGCAGTTACCGTTACTTCAGGATACCATCAAACGAACAATGGATACATTGATTACGAATGGCCTAACAGACAAGGAATTAAAGAATAGCAAGGAACAGTTAAAAGGCAACTTGGTATTAAGTTTAGAAAGTACGAACAGTCATATGAGTAGGAATGGAAAAAACGAATTGTTGTTAAATCATCATCGTACTTTGGATGAAATGATTCAGGAGATAGATGCAGTTAGCCATGAATCCATCCAAACTGTTATTGAACGCACCTTTAACCAATCCTCTGCCAAGGCATTGATTGCACCTAAATCTGATCAATAA
- a CDS encoding polysaccharide deacetylase family protein yields the protein MYRNRIIHFCVFIIIVAISFNNEYNPFIMNDTQMFSNSVAHVSKQEDKLYKEIQAKSDTFSIAPQDATIDKVWKKTPGRNGVKVNVKKSYQQMKKDGIFDKTLLVYDQVSPEVSLADLPPSPIYRGHPEKQMTAFLINVSWGTEYIPTMLNVLKEKNVKATFFIEGKWAKENSEFVEMIDEQGHVIGNHAYNHPDMAHLSNQEMTEQVKQTNEIIKAITGKTPKWFAPPSGSFNNQVVKIADNMNMQTILWTVDTIDWKNPTVSVMVNRVNSKLHPGAMVLMHPTAATAEGLGSLITTVKEKGYKIGTVDKLLSEER from the coding sequence ATGTACCGAAATCGAATAATTCATTTTTGTGTATTTATCATTATCGTTGCTATCTCTTTTAATAATGAATACAATCCGTTTATTATGAATGATACCCAAATGTTTTCTAACTCCGTTGCACATGTATCCAAACAAGAAGACAAATTATACAAGGAAATACAGGCAAAAAGTGACACATTTTCAATAGCTCCTCAAGATGCAACTATTGATAAAGTTTGGAAGAAAACACCTGGGAGAAATGGAGTGAAGGTAAACGTAAAAAAATCATATCAGCAAATGAAGAAAGATGGAATATTTGATAAAACGTTACTTGTCTATGATCAAGTGTCGCCCGAGGTTTCGCTCGCGGATTTGCCACCATCTCCCATTTATCGCGGGCACCCTGAAAAACAAATGACCGCATTCTTAATAAATGTTTCATGGGGGACCGAATATATTCCAACGATGTTAAACGTATTGAAAGAGAAAAATGTTAAAGCAACATTTTTTATTGAGGGAAAATGGGCGAAGGAAAATAGCGAATTTGTGGAAATGATTGATGAACAGGGACACGTGATTGGTAATCATGCCTATAATCATCCAGATATGGCACACCTGTCTAACCAAGAAATGACCGAACAAGTCAAACAAACAAATGAAATTATTAAAGCGATAACAGGTAAAACGCCAAAATGGTTTGCTCCCCCTAGTGGAAGTTTTAATAATCAAGTAGTAAAAATAGCAGATAATATGAATATGCAAACTATATTATGGACAGTTGATACAATTGATTGGAAGAATCCAACAGTATCTGTTATGGTGAATAGGGTAAACTCCAAACTTCATCCTGGTGCAATGGTATTAATGCACCCCACTGCTGCAACAGCAGAGGGGCTTGGCTCATTGATCACCACGGTTAAAGAAAAGGGATATAAAATAGGAACAGTTGATAAATTACTAAGTGAAGAACGATAA
- the pnp gene encoding polyribonucleotide nucleotidyltransferase, producing the protein MAEEKQVFSTEIAGKPFIVEIGELAKQANGACMIRYGDTSVLSVATASQEPKDLPFFPLTVNYEERLYAVGKIPGGFIKREGRPSEKAILASRLIDRPIRPLFPDGFRNEVQVISTVMSVDQDCSTEIAAMIGSSIALSVSDIPFEEPIAGVHVGRVDGEFVINPTIEQEEKSDIDLTVAGTKDAINMVEAGAQEVPEEVMLEAIMFGHEEIKRLVAFQEEIVKAVGQEKSEVTLFEADEALSEKVIDQAKEKLVSAIQVKEKHARELAIDSVKDEIVALYDEEDEDVVKQVKSVLDKMVKEEVRRLITKEKVRPDGRKIDEIRPLSSRVGVLPRTHGSGLFTRGQTQALSICTLGALGDVQILDGLDLEESKRFMHHYNFPQYSVGATGPIRGPGRREIGHGALGERALEKVIPSDKDFPYTIRLVSEVLESNGSTSQASICASTLAMMNAGVPIKAPVAGIAMGLVKSGDDYTILTDIQGMEDALGDMDFKVAGTAAGVTALQMDIKIDGLSREILEEALTQAKKGRMQILDSMLATISKPNTELSQYAPKILTMSIKPDKIRDVIGPSGKQINKIIEETGVKIDIEQDGSVFISSTDASMNKKAKQIIEDLVREVEVGQTYLGTVKRIEKFGAFVELFKGKDGLVHISELAEERTNKVEDVVSIGDKIMVKVKEIDNHGRVNLSRKAVLKEEKEKAEKSSL; encoded by the coding sequence ATGGCAGAAGAAAAACAAGTATTCTCCACTGAAATTGCCGGTAAACCGTTTATCGTTGAAATTGGAGAATTAGCAAAACAGGCAAACGGCGCATGTATGATCCGTTATGGTGACACGTCTGTATTGTCTGTAGCAACCGCATCGCAGGAACCGAAAGATTTACCGTTCTTTCCACTTACAGTAAATTATGAAGAACGCTTATATGCGGTTGGAAAAATACCTGGAGGCTTTATTAAACGTGAAGGTCGACCAAGTGAAAAGGCAATATTAGCTTCACGATTAATTGACCGGCCAATTCGTCCGCTTTTCCCCGACGGCTTTAGAAATGAAGTGCAGGTAATTAGTACAGTTATGAGTGTTGATCAAGATTGTTCAACAGAAATTGCCGCAATGATTGGATCATCCATTGCTTTAAGTGTTTCTGATATACCATTTGAAGAACCAATTGCTGGTGTACATGTTGGACGAGTAGATGGTGAATTTGTTATCAATCCAACTATTGAACAGGAAGAGAAAAGCGATATTGATTTAACAGTGGCAGGTACGAAAGATGCAATTAACATGGTTGAGGCTGGCGCACAAGAAGTTCCAGAAGAAGTGATGCTTGAAGCCATCATGTTTGGACATGAAGAAATCAAACGCTTAGTCGCATTTCAGGAAGAAATTGTAAAAGCGGTAGGTCAAGAAAAATCAGAAGTAACGTTATTTGAGGCTGACGAAGCATTATCAGAAAAAGTTATTGATCAAGCAAAAGAGAAGCTGGTTTCAGCTATTCAAGTAAAAGAAAAACACGCTCGAGAACTTGCGATTGATAGTGTGAAAGATGAAATTGTCGCGTTATACGATGAGGAAGATGAAGATGTTGTTAAACAGGTAAAATCCGTCCTGGACAAAATGGTAAAAGAAGAAGTTCGTCGTTTAATTACAAAGGAAAAAGTGCGTCCAGATGGTCGTAAAATTGATGAGATTCGTCCTTTATCATCTCGAGTTGGTGTTTTGCCAAGAACGCATGGCTCAGGATTGTTTACACGTGGACAAACACAAGCATTAAGTATTTGTACACTTGGAGCATTAGGGGATGTGCAAATTTTAGATGGGTTAGATTTAGAAGAATCAAAACGGTTTATGCATCATTATAATTTCCCGCAATATAGTGTTGGTGCAACAGGCCCAATTCGTGGACCAGGCCGACGTGAAATTGGACATGGAGCATTAGGCGAACGAGCGCTTGAGAAGGTTATTCCATCGGATAAAGATTTCCCTTATACAATTCGTCTTGTTTCTGAAGTATTGGAATCAAACGGTTCAACATCACAAGCAAGTATTTGTGCAAGTACATTGGCGATGATGAATGCAGGCGTTCCAATTAAAGCTCCAGTGGCCGGAATTGCGATGGGTCTTGTGAAATCTGGTGATGATTACACGATTTTGACAGACATCCAAGGAATGGAAGACGCACTCGGTGATATGGACTTTAAAGTAGCTGGAACAGCAGCTGGTGTTACAGCATTACAAATGGATATCAAGATTGACGGTTTATCAAGAGAAATCTTAGAAGAAGCATTGACACAAGCTAAAAAAGGTCGTATGCAAATTCTTGATTCTATGCTGGCAACGATTAGTAAGCCAAATACGGAACTTTCTCAGTATGCACCGAAAATTTTAACGATGTCCATTAAGCCAGACAAAATCCGTGATGTTATTGGACCAAGTGGAAAACAAATTAATAAAATTATCGAGGAAACCGGTGTGAAAATTGACATCGAACAAGATGGAAGCGTGTTTATTTCATCAACAGACGCAAGCATGAACAAAAAGGCAAAACAAATTATTGAGGATCTTGTTCGTGAAGTGGAAGTTGGACAAACTTATTTGGGTACTGTTAAACGCATTGAAAAATTTGGAGCATTCGTGGAATTGTTCAAAGGAAAAGATGGGTTGGTTCATATTTCTGAATTAGCGGAAGAACGAACAAATAAGGTAGAAGATGTCGTATCAATTGGCGATAAAATTATGGTTAAAGTGAAAGAAATTGATAATCACGGCCGAGTTAATCTTTCACGAAAAGCTGTTTTAAAGGAAGAAAAGGAAAAAGCTGAAAAATCAAGTTTATAA
- the rpsO gene encoding 30S ribosomal protein S15, protein MAITKERKNEIISEYKVHDNDTGSPEVQIAVLTEEITTLNEHLRVHKKDHHSRRGLLKMVGKRRNLLNYLRNKDVTRYRELIKKLGLRR, encoded by the coding sequence ATGGCTATTACAAAAGAGCGTAAAAACGAAATTATTTCTGAATACAAAGTTCATGACAATGATACTGGTTCTCCAGAAGTACAAATCGCTGTCCTTACAGAGGAAATCACAACATTAAATGAGCATTTACGCGTTCACAAGAAAGACCATCATTCACGTCGTGGTTTATTGAAAATGGTTGGTAAACGTCGTAATTTACTAAACTATTTGCGTAACAAAGACGTTACACGTTATCGTGAACTAATTAAAAAATTAGGCTTACGCAGGTAA
- a CDS encoding bifunctional riboflavin kinase/FAD synthetase — MRTIKLTYPHTLALEELPETVAAIGFFDGIHLGHQNVIKTAVSEAKERNMESAVITFHPHPSVVLKKDVQHVQYITPLKEKQEVLQKMDVDRLYIITFNKELSSLSPQQFIDHFIIGLNIKHLVAGFDYSFGHKGKGNMNNIAEYTREEFTFTTIKKVELDDEKVSSTKIRELLHSGKVEAVKLLLGRPLTVSGIVIEGDKRGRTIGYPTANLQLDQDALLPKPGIYAVKVIYKNEAYEGMASLGTNPTFTANRKDLSLEVNILDYQNDLYGEELQMEWCKFIRDELKFDNVEALIDQIADDEKVIRAYFSNER, encoded by the coding sequence TTGCGAACAATTAAATTAACATATCCTCATACATTAGCATTGGAAGAATTGCCAGAAACTGTAGCTGCTATTGGTTTTTTTGATGGTATCCATCTTGGACATCAAAATGTAATAAAAACAGCTGTATCAGAAGCAAAAGAAAGAAATATGGAAAGCGCGGTAATTACGTTTCATCCCCATCCGTCTGTTGTTTTGAAAAAAGATGTCCAACATGTTCAGTATATTACACCATTAAAAGAGAAACAGGAAGTATTACAAAAAATGGATGTGGATCGACTATATATTATTACCTTTAACAAAGAATTATCATCGTTGTCACCACAACAATTTATTGATCACTTTATAATAGGATTAAATATCAAACATTTGGTTGCAGGCTTTGATTATTCGTTTGGACATAAAGGGAAAGGTAACATGAACAATATTGCAGAATATACAAGGGAAGAATTTACATTTACAACAATCAAAAAAGTGGAATTAGATGATGAAAAGGTTAGTTCGACAAAAATCAGAGAACTATTGCACAGTGGTAAGGTGGAAGCTGTTAAATTATTGTTAGGACGACCATTAACGGTGAGTGGTATTGTAATTGAAGGTGATAAACGAGGTAGAACAATCGGCTATCCGACAGCAAATTTACAGTTGGATCAGGATGCACTGTTGCCGAAACCAGGTATTTATGCGGTAAAGGTAATTTATAAAAATGAAGCGTATGAAGGTATGGCGAGTTTAGGTACCAATCCCACGTTTACAGCAAATCGAAAGGATCTTTCATTAGAAGTAAATATTTTAGATTATCAAAATGATCTCTATGGGGAAGAATTGCAAATGGAATGGTGTAAATTTATCCGTGATGAGTTAAAATTTGACAATGTCGAGGCATTAATAGATCAAATTGCAGACGATGAAAAAGTTATTCGAGCGTATTTTTCAAACGAGCGCTAG